Below is a window of Falco rusticolus isolate bFalRus1 chromosome 9, bFalRus1.pri, whole genome shotgun sequence DNA.
actttttaataaacatcATATTTTTAAGAGCTGTTGCTGCTTCTTACTGACCTGATTTCAATTATTTGCTAGATGAacagctgtcttttttctttgctctttctttggTCTCTAATACATAATGGCTTTATAACTTCATGGGAGTACAGGTGTTTTTCCCCAGTGTATAGTGTACAGCTGCAAGTAGATACCACATATAAAATGGTGTGTCCACTGTGTAGtaatttatgttaattttgttATTCCAGAGTTTTCTTGGAGGcctttttgttcctgtttgcGAGATTGATGTTATTCTTAATGATGCTGAAACACGAAAACcagcagaaatcaaaacagaagaTGGTAAagtagaaaagcattttctcttctATGATGGAGAATCCGTTTCGGGAAAggtaatgcttttatttcaagtgaCTATTAATTACTGCACTGATTCTGGCATGCAGATGTGTGTAGGAAGCTGAATAAAAAACTGATATAAGAAGAGCTGCGATTTCAGCTTGTGTTGTTATtcaaaggaaatgcttttcctgTATATGGTTGTCTTAACCTTAGTCATTCAGGCAACTGATAAACCTGAATGTTTTGATTAGTAGCTGCTTGTTTCTGGTCATCTTGTATTTATGAATAGGCTTTTTGTACAACCACGTGCAATCCTGTTCTTGTTTCCGACAAGAAAACTGTTCCAAACTGGATCCCCCAGCTTTCCCTTCTTGAACTCCAAAATCCACAGCCCAGCATGTGTAACAGTAATTGTTGGCTGGTGACCTGCTTTGCATGCCTGAAGCTAAGCCTTGTGTTTTATGCCCTGAAGTGGTTTCTGGGATTGCGTCAGAGGAGCAACATAGGAAgttcagctggctgctgagTCAACAAGAgtttttcttgggggggggggggggggggaataaaattCTTACTACCAGAAGGATTTCTATACTATCTATATTGCACCTAGGAACTCCCTGCTGTCTGATTTTACTAGAGCTATTCTTCCTCTCTGACTACTTCTGTTATGAttcacttttcttccaaaacactTGAGCCAGGTATTGGGTTCTGAGATTGACTTCTAAATACCTGCTTTGATCTTCACGGTCCTGTTGTTACTGGACATCTTCCTGTTCTTAAGATATCTTCTCATGCTAAGATCTTGGTCCTCTAGAAAGATCCTGTCAGTGACATGAAAATACCAGAAGGTGAGCCTCAAACTCAGGAAACTGTGAGAACTAGCTTTTGTATGCTCACTGGCCTGAGTGCTTCTCACTTGTATCGGCAACATCTGAGAGGTACCTGAGGAGTTTTGGTGGGATGCACAGTGGGATGAGGAGGTCTGGAAGACCAGTAATTTATTGGACAACTTCCCTCTACCTCTCTTCTTTTCACCACAAAGATGGATTGTTCAAGTGGTTTACTTCCTATTCTGATGTCAATGATGTACTGGATTTTAAGGTACAGGAATTGCTCCTGTCATCACTGCCTCATAAGAAAGCATTACATATGcttaatatttacatattttcatagGAAGTAACCTTATGGAATCTCTTCTTGTGAGGTGAGGTCTGTTTGTGAGAATCAAATTCACAAATGAAGGTCTTGATAGTAGGTTTCATTATCTGTTACTTTGCATTGACTTCTCTAACAGCAGTACTTAGCTATCTGCTGAGGAAGGGACTTAAGTTTGGTTGATTCCAAAGGAACACCTCTCATGGCAGTCCTTTTTTGGACTGTCAGAAGATGCTTTGAAGCTCTCTGCCTTCAGAGATGGTGAGAGGGTCGCGACTGGCTTATGTGAACTCTGCTTAAGCTCTGGCTTGGATTCTTAATTTTGGGACTCAAAAGTTTCCAACTTAGTTATTAAATTCAGCCTCACAGATTattagatttttcttaaatgctttagTGGTGCTTTGGTAATGCTTAATTTTGTAATCAGCTGTTTGATTTGGTTGCTTTCAAGCTCGGGTAGTGCTTTTGAGAAGAGGTCTCAGTTTTCATAGGCATGTAgtaatatgttttcttttttactgagATCATGTATTAGAgtgaaagtgttgaaaaaattaatttttttttttgccttgataGGTGAACATCTCCTTTAAACATGGGAAGAGACTAGAGCACCAAGGAATTAGAATTGAATTTGTAGGACAAATTGGTGAGTTTAAGCTATTTAAGTTAAAGTTATAAAGTTAGGTGCCTGTGGTTTATGGAACCTGGCGCTTGTGACTGTCAGCATTTTGGCTCAAACATTGCTACCTGATTGGATTAGTGGATGGTAAGTGCCAAAGGAAGATTGTATCCTCCTTATTTTAATGCAAGTGATGTACTAATTTGTGCTAGTCAGAGGTCATTGGGAGGGAAGTTGTGTACATATAAAGGAGAACTGGGATGGTGAGTATTTAGCCTGCCTCAGACCTGTTAAAAGCTTGAATCACTAGagatttctgaaaactgaacttGTGGTCTTTAATTCTggctctgaaagaaaagaggcaTAGAAAAGAAATGATGGGGCAGCCTATagcaaaatacttctaaaaattcTATGTTGGTTGGTTTTCTAAAACCTAGCTTTAAGCTGTTAAAATAAACCAGTATTGGTGCTTCAGaggttttctgtgctttttagcAAGATAATATGGTAttgacattaaaaatgtaattttcttatAACTGTATCTAAGGCTGGTCAGATTTGAACTGTGAAGAGTCTTGATCACATCTAACTTCTTACCTGTCAAGGTAATCTCTCTGCATCCTTAGGCTGATGCTaaaatttcttccctgtctGTTAGAGGGCTGTTTGCATTATTGTCCCCCTTGGAAGTAGTTCTTCAAGTTTCAGCCTCGTACAATCAACCTTGATTGGAATTTCACAAATTCTCTGTTTCTGATCAGTCAGTAGGCTCGGCTACCCTGTGTCTGAAATGTTATGAGCAGATATGGCTGAGTACTGACACCTGCGGCTTTATTCTTTGAGGTTTTGATCAGTGGGGTTGTAAAAGCAAACCTCCAGAATAAAACAGCAGTGTGATGCATTTGAGGCATTTagagatggggagaaaaaaatagagctCAGGTATGTCAGTTTAATTTAGTCTGTTGTCTTTTAATAGCTGTACAGGCTGTTCTTCGCCTACTCTGATGTATAAATTTTATTCTCTGAATGACTTTAATTTGATATAGTGTTTCTGGggctttttctgttgtgctaCTGTTTAGAAGTCTTCAGAGTTAAGCAGAAGTGCTTTaagttgctgctttttgcaCTTGTCCATGTTTTCTTGTATTCTTTCAGGTTTTAATATTGTAATACAAAAAGCATTCCAGTAGTGCCATCTGTCTCTGTGCTTGGAAACTAGTTCCAGCTGCATTCTAAACCGACCCTTCAGACTCCAACTTTTCTGACTGGCACAAAAAGTATTGGATATGcaacagtaaataaattttgtattgTATAAATGCTTGTCATAACAAACAaagtacttctgtatttttgtagtCGTATTAGAAAACAAGCAATTACTAGTTAGCATCAGTTTCTACCAAACTGGCAATGATAAACTGTGGAGTTGGTGTGTTTAGttgttctgttctcttctgaAAAGCTTCAGTCTGTGTAAAATCAACTATCACTGATATTTTCAGTTGTGAATTGTAGAGAAGCTTGGTTTTATGTACAGAAGTGTTCGAATTTTTTTATGGTAATGTTAATTTTTCCTGACTTCCTAAGTTTTTATCTTGGTGAGAATTGCATGACATGTATTTAGGGATGAATAATAGTGACACTGGTCTGGGGACAGGAGATGCTGTTGCTGTGAAACTGCTGTGTCTATGCTTATGTGTTGAGGACTTGTTTCCAAATCACTGACTTAGACCAGTGATTGTAATAAGCCATTTGATTGTAGACGAGTAGTAATAATAAGCCATTTGATATGTGTTGTTAATTTGTGGGAGACCAGCTGGGATCACTGGCCTGTTCTGAATGAGCCAGTCTTGATGTTGCTTAAAGGATTTTGTCCCTTCAGCAATAAATGCTGGAAGCCAAAATCAGGCAATGGTAATTACGGAAAATGCAAGGCAAGAAGTACTTATTAAGGCTAACtaaactgtcattaaaaaaagatgctgcACTAGTGAAGCTTCAAATATGTGTCCTGTTTGTTGCGGTTAGCTCTTTAGGAATTACTATGTTACTGAAACTGAAGATAACTTTGACAGACTGGATAAAACAATTGGTCAAATAGATGTAACTTAAATCAAATTATTTGCTTCTGTTGTCCTCTCccacctgctcctgctgaaTTAGAGGCAGTTTtgtttgctaaaaataaacactgaaatatgttttcctttcttcaacTTTAGAACTCTTCAATGACAAAAGCAACACCCATGAATTCGTAAACTTGGTGAAAGAACTGGCCTTACCTGGAGAACTGACCCAAAGCAGAAGCTATGACTTTGAATTCATGCAGGTTGAAAAGCCATATGAATCCTACATTGGTGCCAACGTCAGACTGAGGTTTGTAACTGTgaagccttctcctcccctgcagaaaatacataatttagCAAttttgctgcctgctcccccaTCTTCCTCCTTTTGGAATTCAAATCAGACATGTAACAGCTGGTAGCTAGCGTGCCTTGATTTGAGTTGTTGAGATTGTATTATTTAGAGATCAGGATTTTCTACTTTGTTTGGAATTGCTCAGTGTTGTTTGTGTAGCTAAAATTCTTTTAGTTCAATCAAGGGAAGATAGTCCATGTCTCTcctctaaaaaagaaaaccccaaaacaaaccacaaccaaacaaaacgCCCCCACACTTCTATCTGTGTGTTTTGTCTTGTATTTTGGTGTCttattcttttctgcttcatcttATGAGAATGTACTCTTGTCTTTCAAAGAATACCTGTACTTCAGAACATAAGGGCTTTTACTTAGGCTATTCTGAATAATTAGGGCTAACTTGGTGGCTTCCTTCCTAGGTATTTTCTGAAAGTGACAATAGTGAGACGGCTGTCAGACTTGGTGAAAGAATATGATCTGATTGTTCACCAGCTTGCTACGTACCCAGATGTAAACAACTCCATTAAAATGGAAGTAGGCATTGAAGACTGTCTTCATATAGAGTTTGAATACAATAAGTCAAAGTAAGTGTCACTTAGAATAAACCATATTCTGGTAAATATATCAGGAAAAAGGGCAGAGTACATAATATTTGATGAACAACCTTGGCATCTGGAGTCTTAAAATGTAAAGCAACATGTTCAATGAGTATTGTGTTGGGCTGTTTGGTTACTAATTATACAGTGGGTGGCCTTTTTTGAGGAATACTTATCTATTCTGCCTTTAGTACTAATAGGAAAGGCACTAGCAAATATCTAAGGCTTGATTTCTGCATTTAAGCTTTTTTATTATAACTATAGTACTTACTTTACTAATACTGTGATGATGGAAGGGTGCTAATTGTACAGGTCTGGCTGATGTGCTTAGCTTAGTGGGGAAGTAACCTCCAAGTAGTCAACAGGCAGATAAGGTAACTGCCTGTATAATTTGTACTCAAGAAGGTGtaaaagctgtgtttctttaatgaaaacacCTGTTCTGTTCCTTTAAAGGTATCACTTAAAGGATGTGATTGTtggaaaaatttatttcctcttagtgagaataaaaattcagcatATGGAGTTGCAGCTGATCAAAAAGGAGATTACTGGAATTGGTAAGAGAAGCAAAGTCTAAGAGAAATGGCAGCTTGTGTGCTGGTTGAGCCTTTTGCAAACCCAGAGAGTGCAGCTTTGGCTAAACTAGTGTTCCATGTGCTTCTTTCTCACTGGTGTTTGACTGCTGTTTAAATTTCATGCTTTGGTAATCATACTTAGCAACATTGTTGGTCTGTAGCATTGTTCTGGGATTGTAACTGTTAGGCTAGCTTCACAAATGCAAACCCTTGTAAATGGAACTTGGGCATAAATATGCAGCAGCTTAATCAGCCTTGATAatgaacaaaggaaaaggtGTAAAATGCATCCTGAAGATCCTCTTGTCTCAGCAGAGATAAGCTGGTAAAATGGGCTTGGTAAAGGTTAGCATGAATGTCTCGTGTTCTAGAAATGTGGCGTTTTCAGTCAGCCTCAAACTGATAAGATGGAAATATCAAGAGGCTTTGAAGCAGAAACAGCCTGGAACTAGGAAGGCAGTAAGAGGCTGTGTGTGGCTTGTGACTTCATTCCCCAGTGGCTGGGCCCCTAGTGAGTTGCTTGTGTGGGTAATGAGAAAGCTGCCGTAGCAATAGAGGAATGGCAGAAAGCTCTGCTTTATTATTGGCTTTTGTGCCTAATTTAGGCACTCTGGTTTCTTCATCCTAGGCCCCGGAGAAAGGTGACCCTTGGGTTGGGTGATAACCCTTTAGGTTTCTAGTCTGATCATGGCGTAGCAGTATGAATTGCTGGCACAGCCCACCAAATAGAAGGGTTTCACAAGTCCTACCCTGCCATGCTTGTCCCTTATTTAAAGCCTGCATACCCAGGGCTCCTTTGAAGCACTGGCTGCTGACTCTTCTGTGTCAGCATGGGAAGGAGAGACTAAGAAATAGATGGTCTGCCTCAGAGAGGGTTTTTCTTGCTTTAGCTGTGTGTAACTCGTATGCAAGACAAAGGCAGAAATTTCAGTGTTGCGTAATTTAAATTCTGCAGAGTAGGAATTGCTATGATAAAGCtttgtaaatgtttaaaattgcAGCGTGTGTTCTCACAGTGAAAACTTGTTTCACCAGGACCCAGTACCACAACAGAGACTGAAACCATTGCAAAGTATGAAATCATGGATGGTGCACCAGTTAAAGGTAAATAACTGTGCTTGTTTTAAAGGGTAAGCACTTTGAgttaaaattgtattaaaaaaaagtctggagGAGAAGAGATTACATGTATAAATTTTTCTTGGCGAAACCACTTAGCCTTAGGTGGCTGAAATGATAGTGGATTTTCCTATTTGAAGCAGGCATTTTTATTGACTTGGGGAATTTCACTTGGTAAATCTTACCCTTATTTACCACTGGAAATGTTACAGCCAATGCTTTTATGTCTTTGCCTCAAACCTGACTCCATGGTGTAGACTAGCTCTAGAGATTTCAAGATCCTTTTGTCTTGCCTGGCTACCATGCTTCCACTGAGGAAGTGTTCCCACTCTCGGTATCACACTTGCCTGTGAGCTCAGTGTTGTGTTGGTGatgttttgtggtggtggtggtgttttgtttggtgtatttttgttggtttttttttcctttaaccaAGGAAAGGACGCAGACACTGCTTGGGAAATTGCCTTTATTTTGCATGTCTTCTGAACCTACATTAATGCCATTCAGTTTTAAGGAACTAAttgaaactttcttttcttaaggTGAATCAATTCCTATAAGACTGTTCTTAGCAGGCTATGACCCAACTCCAACAATGAGGGATGTGAACAAAAAATTTTCCGTGAGGTACTTCTTAAATCTAGTGCTTGTGGATGAAGAAGACAGACGATACTTCAAACAGCAGGTATGGTTTATAGGAATCTTGTTGCAGAATTACCTAGGCTCTTGTACATGCTGCTTTGAATGTTTGGCATGTTAGAAGCCACCTGTGCTTCATGTATGGCATAAGCATTTCTGCTGGCAAGTGTATTGGAAGCTGTATAGAAAATGTTAGCTTGCAAAAAGGAGCCAAGGGATTTGATGGATACTGTTTCAGCAAGGATAGGACCTCAGTGCCATAAACAACCTTGCATTGTGAATATCCAGGCAAAATGCTTTGTGTGTAAAATGAGCTACAGGTGcatttgcttgcttgctttcttttgcagataATTTCCCCTCCCAGCATTAGCCCAGGTTCAGTTAGGTTCAGAATTGCAGAACTGTAATAAGGTCTAAGGTGTTTGGCCAAAAACAAAAGTTGAGGTCATGCTGAGGAAAGGAATAGCAAAAAGGCTCACTGAAATCAAGCTGTGTGGATTAGATGAGAATCTTCCCTTTGAAGAATAGACAAGGCAGTataattaaggaaaacaaaaggcaaatggAACATACAGTGGCTATGATGGGCTTTGGATtttgagaaaaggaggaagaagttGTTCTTGAACCCTTTAATACTATCAAAGTTGGGAGTAGAGTTGTTTAGGAAGAGGTGACTGGTCAAGGTTGATAAAGGTAACTAAATTAGACTTTAAGCGTAGActtaattttcatctttctgttaCTTTGCATGTGTACTGCATTGTTCTGTAAGTAATGGGAGGAGGTGCAGAGTTTTttgtggtgtggggttttttttccttctttttccaaaagtctTTGTCTATCAGGAACTTCAGATACTTGATGCTGCTGGTTTAATGGTACATGGTGGtttcaaaagtgttttattcctcaaacaggaaataattttatggaGAAAAGCTCCTGAGAAGCTGAGGAAACAACGGACAAACTTTCACCAGCGATTTGAATCTCCGGAATCACAAGCATCTGCTGAGCAACCTGAAATGTGAACTGGTACAAGGTGAAAAACTTTGCAATGCTTCAGCAGGTTAAAggtggcagcagcctgtgggaaaAGAAGGCCAAAATTCCCATTACGACTGTCTTCCTTCAtcttgcagtgctgcatttaCCATACTACTAAAGCGTTCTTCAGTTAAACATTCAagtatgtatatacatttaaaataaagtgctttCTCAAACACTGGAACTTTCTTAAGCTACTATTTTATACTGcacatttacttttatttgatAATGTTATATGCACTTGGGTATGCATAAGCTTAAATCTGGTTATTTCCATGCATGGTAGGCTGGCATATTTGATTTTGCTGATCACCTGTACAGTGTAGACTAAAGCATTTCCCTTCTCTCATGTTGTTTATTGCATGTTTCTTTCCAATGTTgcttatttgcatttgttttgttttgaaactacAGTAAGACACAACTGACTAAATCACACTAAAAATCGAGGTTTATGGTGAACTGGTCCTAAAGACTTCTAATTACTACATTAGACAGGGTTTAACAAACTGCATGTATATGCACTGTGAATATGGTAACTGTGGAGCCTTCAGACACCTTACCAAGGTTTCTAAGAAGCTTTGAATCTGTCAGTAGCAAAGAATGTTAGGAAGCATCTttgccctccctcccccagtTTTCTCTGCCATACTTCTCCAAGCCTTTCATGCGAGTCACTCCTGACTTTTGGGGGTTTGTTGCCCTGTAACTAGTGACTGTAGAGATGTTGTCATGATTTCACTTTCAGGTGGTGAGTGGGTAAAGCATTTGAACATAATTATCCCTTATTGATGAAATAAATGCTGGTAACATCgattattttgcaaatacatgAAACTATGTGGTTCCTCCTGGCTTCATGCTTCCGCTGTCTTCACAGTCTGTCTCTTCACTGTCCTGGCAGGAGAGGCACAGCGTCCTCAAAGGACACCCTCTGCCTACTCCACCTGGGCCTGCTACAAGGGCAAACAAGCTTTTTGTGGTCTGCTGGAAAGATATTTTGAAGCCAGGCAGGCCTTAAAACTGCTAGAAGCTTGTCAGGCGCAGCAGATCGTTTGTCTTAATCATCTCGTATGCATTTAGTGTATGAAGAAATAGCTTAAAGGGGTTAGCCTTCACCCGCTCGCAACTGAGCGTGTCCTCTGTTACCTGGTGTGTGGCTTGGGTGTGAGGCGAGGCCTGCTGTGTGGAAGGCTACTTGCACTTGTAGTTCACTTGGCCTTTAAACCAAGACTTCTCAACTCTGGTGCAAGTGTCATTGGTAACCTTACTTTATGAGTAAGTAAATAATtgaattacatttctgtaagaaCTGTTTTATTACTGTGGCACTTTGATAAAGCAGACCAAGACTCTGTACTTTATGCTGGTATACTTCTAACGCGGCTATCTTTGAATGAGAGCAAATTTAACTTCCTCATGTAAGTGCCTGTTCAGAAATTCAaagaataaagtgaaaaaagccaaatattttcatGGTCACTTGCATGTTGTGATTCCAAGAGGTTTTGAAAACGTGATTGTATTTAACCAGCCTCAGATTGTGCAACCATGTATAATAAACGGGAAACATACCGAGCTGCTCTGGGAATTATTAAACCAGCTGTATTCTCACTAACACCTGCGTCCTCTTTGTTGATGAGCTCGGCCCGTCGCAGCGTGTTGCGGTGACGGGACGGCGGCGCGGGACCTGTGACGCCACTTCCGGCTCCGCAGCCGCCGGTtgggggcggggccgcgcaTG
It encodes the following:
- the VPS26A gene encoding vacuolar protein sorting-associated protein 26A; this encodes MSFLGGLFVPVCEIDVILNDAETRKPAEIKTEDGKVEKHFLFYDGESVSGKVNISFKHGKRLEHQGIRIEFVGQIELFNDKSNTHEFVNLVKELALPGELTQSRSYDFEFMQVEKPYESYIGANVRLRYFLKVTIVRRLSDLVKEYDLIVHQLATYPDVNNSIKMEVGIEDCLHIEFEYNKSKYHLKDVIVGKIYFLLVRIKIQHMELQLIKKEITGIGPSTTTETETIAKYEIMDGAPVKGESIPIRLFLAGYDPTPTMRDVNKKFSVRYFLNLVLVDEEDRRYFKQQEIILWRKAPEKLRKQRTNFHQRFESPESQASAEQPEM